The region ACGTAGTTTTCACGTGGATCAATTTCTTGATTATATAGAGCCCGTTCAGACCTctctctccatcacctgGGCGAAGAAGAGATGGCAAGTGTACTCAGATCCGCCTGTGCTCGACACAAACTCCATGTCTGAAAGCCCATCGGTCCAGGACGCAATGCGACCAATGGGGCGGCACTCAGTCCCCCCAGCATTGATCTGCTTTTCCAGGCAGTTCTGTCCCTCGGTGTCGGGAAACCAGAAGATGCTGAACACGCAGACTGTCTTTCCGTCCTCCAGGATGGTGACAAAAGCCTCTACGGCTCTGGGATGACTTGGGATGCTGATCTGGGCGTTAACACACGCCACACGTTGTGATCCCGACGGCTTGACACAGTTGGCGTCGCCGCAATAGTGCGTAACATGACAACTGATGAATATGTGCTGGGTCTCGGTCGAAAAAGACAAACGTACTGGTTACCTCTACAGTAACAGTCTCCGAAACCATCGTGGAAATTATCGTCTCCACCGAGAGAGTAGACGTATTGGTTACCGAGGTGGCTTGAGTCTCTCTGACTGTCGTGGCTCCCGTGAGTGTATTGAAGGTGTGAGAAGGATTCTTGGGACCATAGCAGTCGGGTGGCAAGGTGGTCGATGAGTTCGCCGTGGCGGTCGAGCCGCAATAGAAACCGGTGCAGAGGGAACCGCATCCTGGAGATTCCGCGGCGCAGGTGACATTTGCTGAGCCCGTCTGAAACGTAATGGGGTCGCTAAAGGCACCAGGTCCAGGCGTATTTGTCGGCAGGCCACCAGGAACGATCTCTACGCATGGACCGGCGGTGTATTGATCGCATCCAGTACCGAAAGGTGCCAGGTCTGCGAGACTTCCCTTTGGACAGCGCGGGTGCATGTCTGGATCGGTAAGGCAATTCTTTTCCTTATACTCTCCAGACCAGATAAACGGGACAGCAAATAGGTTGTTAAGGCCCCGGCCTTTCGGCTCATGTTTATTAGCGCCAAGCTTGGATTCGTCAAGGCCGTCCACACGGTTCCCAGGAAAGAGTGGCCGATGAATATACAGAAGGCACTTCTTGACGTTGGCAGGCTTCTTTAGCTCTTCGTCCCAGCCGTTTTTGATACCAGGAAGCCCGCGCCAGTATGCCACAAGACCAGCAATCGTTGGCGCCGCTATGGAAAACATGTTAGCTGCTGCGCCTGTTCGTGCAATGTTGGATACTTACCGAACGAGTTTCCGCTCGACACGTAAACGCcgtcgtcctcttcccctgTAGTCATGACATCGCGGCCTGGGGCCATCACTAGATCCTCTCTGTACGGTGCAAATGGTGCGATCCGCCCGAGAGCAGCCCAGTCAGTCATGCATGCTGCAACAATATGATGCAAAGTGCAAAAGCTTAGGCCATCTTTGCTGGAATGTTCGctacaccaacaccccgGCCTCCTTGGTGGTGAAGCCATTGGATTCAGTCAAGATTATTTTCGTAGATTTGGATCCTCTGCATAGAGTCTCTTGACTTGGTTATATACCCGAACCAGCTTTTCCACGGAGGTTTCCCAAATAATGTTCCTCCTCATATCCCTCGGACCACCATAGGGACTTAGAGCAATGTAACCTTGCGCCAGTTGCGCCAGTCCAAATCTCCAACCTATCGCCTTGGCTAACACTCCCGTACCGTGAAGACGATTTCTTCAGCCTTCACAGTCTTAAATCGTGAATCATCGCTCCAGACGAATGGATCGAGCTTTCGGGATCTCGGGCCGCTCCCAGCTATCGTCGGGGCCATTCTCTGTTACCAATTTCATTTCCACGTTACTGTCCGTTATATATTCTTGTGTTGAGATAACAACCTGGCCCTTGCCGA is a window of Podospora pseudopauciseta strain CBS 411.78 chromosome 1, whole genome shotgun sequence DNA encoding:
- a CDS encoding hypothetical protein (COG:G; EggNog:ENOG503NWIT), which gives rise to MAPGRDVMTTGEEDDGVYVSSGNSFAAPTIAGLVAYWRGLPGIKNGWDEELKKPANVKKCLLYIHRPLFPGNRVDGLDESKLGANKHEPKGRGLNNLFAVPFIWSGEYKEKNCLTDPDMHPRCPKGSLADLAPFGTGCDQYTAGPCVEIVPGGLPTNTPGPGAFSDPITFQTGSANVTCAAESPGCGSLCTGFYCGSTATANSSTTLPPDCYGPKNPSHTFNTLTGATTVRETQATSVTNTSTLSVETIISTMVSETVTVEVTSTIPSHPRAVEAFVTILEDGKTVCVFSIFWFPDTEGQNCLEKQINAGGTECRPIGRIASWTDGLSDMEFVSSTGGSEYTCHLFFAQVMEREV